The Arthrobacter sp. NicSoilC5 genome has a window encoding:
- a CDS encoding geranylgeranyl reductase family protein has translation MKVLIVGAGPAGSTAAYYLAKAGLDVTVLEKTQFPREKVCGDGLTPRAVREIQKLGLPHPENDGWRRNKGLRLIAGGRTIELPWPEVSDFPQYGLIRTRLGFDEELARHAEAAGATILERHSVTEALRDDAGRVTGVRAALLDESGRKTGETREFSADVVLAADGNSTRTAVSLGIQKRDDRPLGVAVRTYFTSPRTDDDWMEGWLELPGRDGKLLPGYGWVFGVGDGTSNVGLGILNSSKEFGKLDYKQVLREWTAGMPADWGFTPENQVGEIRGAALPMGFNRTPHYSPGLLLLGDAGGMVSPFNGEGISYAMESARFAAEFIIDASSRTAASGGTYDADGHLARYADHVRNQWGSHFTLGRAFAALIGKPAVMKLALRTGMPIPVLMRFVVRLLANLTDPAAKGFEDRVIRVLESLVPATSNTPSAPNQRYPQQKVRVNP, from the coding sequence GTGAAGGTACTGATTGTCGGCGCCGGTCCGGCCGGATCCACCGCCGCGTACTACCTGGCCAAGGCCGGCCTCGACGTCACAGTCCTGGAAAAGACGCAGTTCCCGCGCGAGAAGGTCTGCGGTGACGGGCTGACACCACGTGCCGTCCGGGAGATCCAGAAGCTCGGCCTGCCGCACCCGGAGAACGATGGCTGGCGCCGGAACAAGGGCCTCCGCCTGATCGCCGGCGGCCGCACCATCGAGCTGCCCTGGCCCGAGGTGTCAGACTTTCCGCAGTACGGGCTGATCCGCACGCGCCTGGGCTTCGACGAGGAACTGGCGCGGCACGCGGAGGCCGCGGGGGCCACCATCCTCGAGCGGCACAGCGTCACCGAGGCCCTGCGGGACGACGCCGGCCGGGTCACGGGCGTCCGCGCAGCGCTCCTGGACGAGTCCGGACGCAAGACGGGGGAGACGCGCGAGTTCAGTGCCGACGTCGTCCTCGCTGCCGACGGCAACTCTACCCGCACCGCCGTGTCCCTCGGGATCCAGAAGCGGGACGACCGCCCGCTGGGCGTCGCCGTCCGCACCTACTTCACCTCCCCGCGCACCGACGACGACTGGATGGAAGGCTGGCTGGAACTCCCCGGCCGCGACGGCAAGCTGCTGCCCGGCTACGGCTGGGTGTTCGGCGTGGGCGACGGGACCTCCAACGTGGGCCTGGGCATCCTGAACTCCTCCAAGGAATTCGGCAAGCTCGATTACAAGCAGGTCCTCCGCGAATGGACCGCCGGGATGCCCGCCGACTGGGGCTTCACGCCGGAGAACCAGGTGGGCGAAATCCGCGGCGCCGCCCTCCCCATGGGCTTCAACCGCACCCCGCACTACTCGCCCGGCCTGCTCCTGCTGGGCGACGCCGGCGGCATGGTCTCGCCCTTCAACGGCGAGGGCATCTCCTACGCCATGGAGTCCGCGCGCTTCGCCGCCGAGTTCATCATCGACGCCTCCTCACGCACGGCTGCTTCAGGCGGAACGTACGACGCCGATGGGCACCTTGCGCGGTACGCGGACCATGTGCGGAACCAGTGGGGCTCGCACTTCACGCTTGGGCGGGCCTTCGCCGCGCTGATCGGGAAGCCTGCCGTCATGAAGCTCGCACTCCGCACGGGCATGCCCATCCCGGTGCTGATGCGGTTCGTGGTCCGGCTCCTTGCCAACCTCACAGATCCCGCCGCGAAGGGCTTCGAGGACCGGGTGATCCGCGTCCTGGAATCACTGGTTCCGGCCACATCCAATACCCCGTCAGCTCCGAACCAGCGGTATCCGCAACAAAAAGTTAGGGTTAACCCGTGA
- a CDS encoding demethylmenaquinone methyltransferase codes for MNRASLDKRPDEVATMFDDVAPKYDVVNDVLSMGQTRRWRKIVVDAMEVSKGQRVLDLAAGTGTSSEPYADAGIDVVACDFSLGMLKVGKRRRPDIDFIAGDATNLPFAENTFDATTISFGLRNVNEPKKALAEMLRVTKPGGRLVIAEFSQPVVPLWRTMYTEYLMRALPAIAVKVASNPDAYVYLAESIRAWPDQDHLAAWLQESGWEKVTYRNLTGGIVAVHRAFKPADSSPDGAAAAIAAHKGPVAKLRRNTVR; via the coding sequence GTGAACCGAGCATCCTTGGATAAGCGTCCGGACGAAGTAGCCACGATGTTTGACGACGTCGCACCTAAATACGACGTCGTCAACGATGTCCTCTCCATGGGGCAGACCCGCCGCTGGCGGAAGATCGTGGTGGATGCCATGGAAGTCTCCAAGGGCCAGCGGGTCCTGGACCTCGCGGCCGGAACCGGTACCTCCAGCGAACCGTATGCCGACGCCGGCATAGACGTGGTGGCCTGCGATTTCTCCCTGGGCATGCTCAAGGTGGGCAAGCGCCGCCGCCCTGACATCGACTTCATTGCCGGTGACGCCACCAACCTGCCGTTCGCCGAAAACACGTTTGACGCCACCACCATCTCCTTCGGGCTGCGGAACGTGAACGAGCCCAAGAAGGCGCTGGCCGAGATGCTTCGCGTCACCAAGCCCGGCGGCCGCCTGGTCATCGCCGAGTTCTCACAGCCGGTGGTTCCGCTGTGGCGCACCATGTACACCGAATACCTGATGCGCGCCCTGCCGGCCATCGCCGTCAAGGTCGCGTCCAACCCGGACGCATACGTCTACCTCGCCGAATCCATCCGCGCCTGGCCGGACCAGGACCACTTGGCCGCATGGCTGCAGGAGAGCGGCTGGGAGAAGGTCACCTACCGCAACCTCACCGGCGGCATCGTGGCCGTGCACCGCGCGTTCAAGCCTGCCGATTCCTCGCCCGACGGCGCTGCTGCCGCCATCGCTGCGCACAAGGGCCCGGTGGCCAAGCTGCGCCGCAACACCGTTCGCTGA